The Chthoniobacterales bacterium DNA window ACCCGCGACACGTTGATGAACCGCAGCATCTTCGAGATTTTTTCCGAGGATTCGCAGGAGCAAACGCAGACCAGCGAGAACATGCGGGCCTCCTTCGAGCGGGTGCGAAAGGAGAAACGCGCCGACCCCATGGCGGTCCAGTATTACCCGCTGACCAACCCCGACGGACAACTCGAGGAGCGTTGGTGGAGCCCGGTCAACGCGCCCATTTTTGGAGAAGGCGGCGAGCTAGCCTACATCATTCACCGCGTCGAGGACGTCACGCCGTTCATCCAGCGCAAACGCGGCGAGGGCCGGGAGGACGAGGCGTTTTCCGAGCTGGAGGATCGCACCAAACTCATCGAGGCCGACATCATTCTGCGCGGCCAGGAGTTGCAGCAAGCCAACGAGCAACTCCTCGACACCCGCGCCCGGCTTGAGGCCACGCTCTCCGCCGCCGAGATCGCCACCTGGACTTGGGACATTCCCAACGACCGGCTCATCGCTGATAAGAATGCCACCCGCCTCTTCGCCGTCACGCCCGAGGAGGCCGCCGGTGGTCCGCTCTCAGCTTACCTCCGCAGCGTGCATGAGGACGATCGTCCGCCGCTGGAGGCCGCCCTGGCCGAGGCGATGAAGAACGGGGATTTTGAAGCCGAATACCGCGTCTATGACCAGGACAGCGCACTCCGCTGGGTCGTGGCGCGGGGTGTCATCGAGTTTGATTCCGATGGAAAACCGATCCGCTTCCCTGGCGTGCTCATCGACATCACCGAGCGCAAACAAGCCGAAACCCTGCTCCTCGAACAGAAGAACATCCTCGAACTCATCATCAGCGGCCATCCCCTGGCCGAGTGCCTCACCGAACTCACCGCCTCTGTCGTCCGCCTCCAGCCCCACGCGCGGGGCGTGATCCTCGTGGCCGACGAGGCGCGCACGAGATTTCCCCACGCTTATTCAGCTGACCTTGATCCCACGTTTGGCGAAGGCTTGAGCGACGCTCCGATCAGCGAACTCGTCACCGGCACCACCGCCGAAGGGGTTTACCTCTACAACCCGGTGACTTGCATCGATATTGCGAACGAGGAGAAATGGTCCCAGTCCTGGCGCGATCTTTGCCTTGCCCATGGTATTCGCGCCTGCCACTCCGAGCCCGTCATTGGCGGCGACGGACAGCCCATCGCGTCGTTCTTGCTCTGCTTCGACGAGGCGCGCCCACCGAGCGAATGGGAGCTGCGCATCGCTAGTTTTGGAGCCTACGTGGCCAGCATTATTCTGGAGCGCGACCGCGCCGCCAACGCTCTCAGCGAGAGCGAGGAACATCTCCGGCTGATCGTCGAAAACGCCCGCGAATATGCCATTTTCTCAATGGACTTGGATCGGCGTGTCACCAGTTGGAACTCGGGTGCGGAGCGCCTCCTGGGCTTTACGTGCGACGAAATCATCGGTCAGCCCGCAGACATCATCTTCACTCCGGAGGATCGCGCGAACAACATCCCGCAGACCGAGGCCTCGGTGGCGCTGCGCGATGGCCGCTCGATGGATGAACGCTGGCACATTCGCAAAAATCTGGAGCGTTTCTGGGGCAGCGGCGTGATGATGGCCATGCAGGACGGGGCCGGGAAAAAGGTCGGGCTGGTGAAAATCTTCCGAGATATGACTGAGGCTCGTCTCGCCGATCAGGCCCGCCGCCAGGCCGAGGAACGCTTCCGGGTCTTCGTCGAATCCGTCCAGGATTACGCCATTTTTCTACTCGATGCCGAGGGAAACATCACGAGTTGGAATCAGGGTGCGGCCCGCATCACCGGCTACAATGAGGAGGAAGTCCTCGGCCAGCATTTCTCCCTTTTTGAGGTGCCCGAGGACAACGTCCGCCGCAACCTGGCCGAGCTGGAAATGGTGAACGCCCGCCGTCTGGGCCGCTCCGAGAACGAAAGCTGGCGCATGCGCAAAAATGGCGAGCACTACTGGGTCAATGAAATCATGATCCCGCTGCAGGAGGGCTTTGCCAAGATCAGCCGCGACCTCACCGAGCGGAAAATGTTTGAGGACGAGCTCACCAAGCTCCTCGCCGCCGAGCAGACCGCCCGCGCCGAGGCCGAGGCCGCCGGCCATGCCAAGGATAACTTCCTCGCGGTGCTTTCCCATGAATTGCGCACCCCGCTCACGCCTGTGCTGATGGCCGTTTACAGTCTGGCCAAGATGCCCGAGATGGGCGCTTTGCCCGAGTATGTTGGCGAATCTTTCGCGATGATCCAGCGCAACATTCTCCTCGAAGCCCGGCTGATCGACGATCTGCTCGACCTCACCCGCATCGTCCACGGCAAGATGGAACTCGAGCGCGACCCGGTCGATCTGCACCAGATCGTGCGCCATGCCGTGGAGATTTCGCAGGGTGACCTTCAAGCCAAAGAGCAAAAGCTCGAGGTCCGGCTCGAAGCCGAATCGCCACAGGTCAGCGGCGACAAATCGCGCCTCCAACAGGTCTTCTGGAACCTCCTGAAAAACGCCTCCAAGTTCACCCCCGAGCAGGGCGCCATCACCATCCGCAGCTGGAACGAGCCGGGATCCATCGTGGTCTCCGTCACCGACACCGGCATCGGCATTGCCCCCGAATCGCTCACGCAAATCTTCGAGGCCTTTACCCAGGCCAACGAAACCATCAAGCGCCGGTTCGGCGGCCTCGGCCTCGGTCTGGCCATCGCCAACGCCACTGTCACCGGCCTTGGCGGCACGCTCGATGCCCAGAGCGAAGGCGAGAAAAAAGGCGCGACCTTCGTGGTGCGACTCCCCATTTTATCAGCGAAATCGGAAGGTTGAAAACACCGCAACTCCCTGATATTTCACCCCCATGACCTCACCCGGCGTCACGCGTCCCCTCTGCATCTGTCTCGTAGAAAACCACCCCGACACCCTGCGTTTCCTGAAGCTGTATCTGGAGCAAAACGGCCATCAGGTTCACACCGCCGTCACTCTCGAACAAGCCCTGCGGCTGCTTGCCGAGTTGGATTGCGATGTGCTCCTGTCCGACATTGGCCTGCCCGACGGCGATGGCTGGGAACTCATGCGCCAGGTGTCCAAGCCGATCTACGGCATTGCGATGAGCGGTTTCGGAATGAATGCCGACCGCGAAAAAAGCCGTGCTGCCGGGTATCGTCATCACCTGCTGAAACCCTTTATGCCCGAGGAGTTGGATACGCTCCTCGCCGAAGCGATTCAAGAGCGGGGCTAAAGCATCATTTTCCGCGAAAGGGCGCGGGCTTGGAAGTGTGGCCGGTGATGGCACTTGAGGACAAGTGCCCTCCAAGGGGTGCTGGAGGGCATCGGTCCTCAGATGCTGGTTCCTCTCAATTCGGGAGTCGGAAATGGGTTTACTGTCGGGAGAAACCGCATTTCCGACCACAGGAATGGGGTTATTTTCCAGAAGACCTGCATTCCCGATCCCGGGAATGGGCTTATTTTCCAGAGGGTGGCCCTTTCGGGAGCCGGGAATGGACTTATTTTCCAGAGGGTAGCCCATTTCCGATCCCGACATGGAGGTATTGGCGAGAGGGTAGCCATTTCGGGATGGGTTTGGACAGAATTGGATAGAAATCTGTCCGAACCCTGCACTTTTTCCCGTAGAGCCCTCAAAGGGGACTTTCAGTGCTCTCAGCGGATATCCCGATTAGTCTTGTAAAAGCTGGAGCGTAAATGCCAAGGGGAGCGCACGCGACTCGCGTGCGGATGGGGGCGACTCGCCCCCATTGTCTGATTCCCTTTCGCGGTGCCGCATTGCTGCTGGAACGCAGTTTCGGCGAGTCGCCGAAACCCACACGCGAGTCGCGTGTGCTCCCCAGAAAGTCGTCCGCGCACCCCCCTCTTAGAGGGCGTCTAAAAAGTCTCGAAAACAGGTAGGGACATGTGGCCTCGCATGTCCTTGGACCGCATGGAGCAGACGAGCGGGGCCGCTCGTCCTACCATCCAACAGAAGCCAAAGGGACTTGAGTCATTGCCCAATTTCCCAAACCGTTTTCCCGCCGACAATGGTGCGGACGGCGCGACCAGTCAGTTCGTGGCCGTGAAATGGGGTGTTGCGGCTGCGGCTGGCGGAAGCGTCCTTGTTCACCGTCCAGGCGAGTGAGGGATCGATCAGCGTAATGTCGGCCACGGCTCCGACAGCCAGCGTTCCCCGGTCGAGCCCCAGCAAACGCGCCGGTTCCAAGGTGAGCAGCGCGATGAGGCGCGGCAGGTCGATGGCGCGATTTTTCCTCACCAAGATGTCGTGAAAAAGGCCAAACTCCGTTTCCAGCCCGAGGATGCCGAAGGGAGCTTGGTCGAACTCCACTTCCTTCTCGTAGTTGCAATGCGGCGCGTGATCGCTGGCCAAAACGGTGATCGTGCCGTCCGCGATGCCGCCGATGAGCAGGTCGATGTCGCGCTGGGTGCGGAGCGGGGGATTCATTTTGAAATTGGTGTCGAACCCGCGAATCGAGTCATCGGTGAGCGCGATGTGATGCGGGCAGACCTCACCGGAAAGGGGAATCCCGCGACTCCGGGCTTCGCGCAAAATCCGCACACTGCCGCCGCTGCTCAGGTGCTGGCAATGAATGGGCGTCTCGCACAACTCGGCGAGCATGGCGTTGCGCTGGACGATGATTTCCTCGCCAATCGCCGGCCAGCCGGGCAGGCCCAGTTCGGTGCTCACGCGGCCCTCGTGCATCACGCCCTTGCCTACCAGGTTGGTGTCCTGGCAATGATCCATCACGACGAGGCCAAACATGCGGGCGTATTCGAGGGCGCGCCGCATCAGCTCGTGGTTTTGAATGCAGCGCCCGTCGTCGGTCAGGGCAACGATGCCGGCCTTGAACATGGAACCAATGGGTGCCAGCTCCTCGCCGGCGATGCCCTTGGTGATCGCGCCGGTGACGAAAACATTGATCACACCCTCGGCAGCGGCCTTTTCCTTGATCCAGGAAACGACGCTCGGCGAATCGACCGTGGGCGACGTATTCGGCATGCAAACGACCGAGGTAAATCCCCCGGCGGCGGCGGCGCGCGTGCCGGAGGCGATGGTTTCCTTGGCCGATTGACCCGGCTCGCGCAGGTGGACATGCAGGTCGATGAGGCCGGGCGCGATGACCAAATTCGTGCAGTCGATCACCTCGGCCGCGAGCACACTGGAACTCGAATCAGAAATTTTTCCGTCGATGACGAGCAGGTCGCCAATGGCATCACGATGGCTGGCCGGGTCGATGATGCGGCCGTTTTTGAGAAGAATGGAACTCATGTTAGAAAAATGTGGCAACGTCTCCGGGAGCGCACGCGTCTCGCGTGTTCTTTGAGGTGTTTGCTTTGCGCTTCCGCGCAAACCCTACGGGCTGCCTGCGGCAGGCTATCTCGCCCCGCTCGGTTCGCCTCAAAGCCGAGTT harbors:
- a CDS encoding response regulator — its product is MTSPGVTRPLCICLVENHPDTLRFLKLYLEQNGHQVHTAVTLEQALRLLAELDCDVLLSDIGLPDGDGWELMRQVSKPIYGIAMSGFGMNADREKSRAAGYRHHLLKPFMPEELDTLLAEAIQERG
- a CDS encoding dihydroorotase — translated: MSSILLKNGRIIDPASHRDAIGDLLVIDGKISDSSSSVLAAEVIDCTNLVIAPGLIDLHVHLREPGQSAKETIASGTRAAAAGGFTSVVCMPNTSPTVDSPSVVSWIKEKAAAEGVINVFVTGAITKGIAGEELAPIGSMFKAGIVALTDDGRCIQNHELMRRALEYARMFGLVVMDHCQDTNLVGKGVMHEGRVSTELGLPGWPAIGEEIIVQRNAMLAELCETPIHCQHLSSGGSVRILREARSRGIPLSGEVCPHHIALTDDSIRGFDTNFKMNPPLRTQRDIDLLIGGIADGTITVLASDHAPHCNYEKEVEFDQAPFGILGLETEFGLFHDILVRKNRAIDLPRLIALLTLEPARLLGLDRGTLAVGAVADITLIDPSLAWTVNKDASASRSRNTPFHGHELTGRAVRTIVGGKTVWEIGQ